A window of Onychostoma macrolepis isolate SWU-2019 chromosome 24, ASM1243209v1, whole genome shotgun sequence genomic DNA:
GGAAGACAGATGAGAAGCGTCTTCACGGACTGGACGAGGACAGTGAGCAGAAACTCTTCACCAAAGAACGGGTCGCCACGCTCAAAGAGCTAGCGGCCAAACCGGACGTCTACGAACGCTTGTCCTCCGCGCTGGCGCCCAGCATCTATGAACACGAGGACATCAAGAAAGTGAGTTTTAATTGGTACTGCTTAAGACGGCCCCATGTTTATCCTTAGAACAGATGCGATGCATTTCCAATGTTTCTCAGGATGTGAGTTAATAGTAGGCTTTTTTGTTCCCCAGGGCATCCTGCTGCAGTTATTTGGCGGGACCCGTAAGGACTTCACTCAGACGGGCCGTGGAAACTTTCGTGCAGAGATCAACATCCTGCTTTGCGGTGATCCGGGTACCAGTAAATCCCAGCTGCTCCAGTACGTGTATAACCTGGTTCCTCGCGGTCAGTACACGTCCGGGAAAGGATCCAGCGCTGTGGGTCTCACAGCGTACGTGATGAAGGACCCAGAAACCCGACAGCTGGTTCTGCAGACAGGAGCGCTTGTGCTCAGTGACAACGGCATCTGCTGCATTGACGAGTTCGATAAGATGAGCGACAACACACGGTCTGTGCTGCATGAGGTCATGGAGCAGCAAACGCTCTCTATTGCTAAGGTGAGGTGATGCGTGAACGATCACAGTGATGATTGATTGTCAGGACAGGTCATTAATGCAGTTTTTGTGTGTCATAGGCTGGAATCATTTGCCAGCTTAATGCTCGGACCTCCGTCCTCGCCGCAGCCAATCCGGTGGAGTCTCAGTGGAACCCCAAGAAGACCACCATAGAAAACATCCAGCTGCCTCACACACTTCTGTCCAGGTAAGAACACATGACACAGTATTTACAACACGCTTAACATCCATAATGTGATGAATTTCTAAGAGAAACAGAATTTTGAGTCGGAAATTATTTACGAGAACGATTTATCATCAGGATTACAGTTGATTGTAAAAAGTGAGCTACACTactcttcaaaagtttggttattatagttaacttaAACCGtgagaaaacattaaaataaatattaactgaaataaatattaaacacttGCCAAGCTAGTTGCAAAAACAAAACGTCTCATTTAATTTAGTAAACttaatatagtaaaaaaaatgaaataaaataaaacatagactttaaaggtgcagtaggagatcttggaaaatgctaactttagcctgatagcactgaaagcgaacgtcccaccctccctgcaatcatCGTCTTTAGCCACGCCCCCTGCACACATATACGCTCTCGGACTACAATAGGCCTTTTTCACAGTCCGCGTTCGAAAACCAGTAGCTTCGATTAGTTGTGTAAATTAACTTCTGCTGTAGCCTGTATGAATGGCAATGCCTGTAGCACAGGGTTGTTGTGATTTATTAATGAACAATTCATCATagatgttttattaaaacatgttaGCCACAGTTTTCAATCATTAATCGGGTATGACGAAACAAGGAAAAATGTTCATATGATATTCCGACGCATATTTCATGATTTAAATGGGAGCACATAGGCGTATGTACAATACTTCAGAGACAGACCAGCTTTTTACTTAACAAATGCAAGAATACCATATAACGTATCACATTAAAGAGCAATAAAATCGGACAAGCTTGTATATCTTATAAAACATTAACCATGACTGTACAAATTAAGCAGTAATAATGCTTTCGTGCACTTACTTTATTTTCCCTGTTTGTTTTcgtcagtatttatgactgtccaatgtcttgactcttggtaatgtattttgccccgcttcccaaacatatgattcgactatcagtcgactattgACAAGTTTCAAAAATTttcgattcgactatgaaaatccttagtcggggacagtCTGACTAATCCAAAtgttaaaatgctttattttagcTTTTTGGTTGAACATTTCTCTATTATTAGTAAACTAATAAAATCTCTGGTTCGTAGGTTTGATTTGATCTTCCTGATGCTGGACCCTCAGGATGAAGCTTATGACAGGCGTCTCGCACATCACCTCGTGTCTCTGTATTATCAGAGTGAGGAGCAGATTGAAGAGGAGTATCTGGACATGTCCATGTTGAAAGACTACATCGCTTTCGCCCGCACGTCTGTGCATCCCAGACTCAATGAGGAAGCTAGTCAGGCTCTTATTGAGGTATATAAACAATACAGATCAATGTACCTGTAGTGGTGTAGTATGAGATATAATACGACTTGACAATATCAAATGAATTGTAATTTTGACCTTTGCAGGCCTATGTAGACATGCGTAAGATCGGCAGCGGCAGAGGGATGGTGTCTGCGTACCCCCGTCAGCTGGAGTCTCTCATCAGACTGGCTGAAGCTCACGCTAAAGTACGTTTCTCTAACAAAGTCGAGACCATCGATGTGGAGGAAGCCAAGAGACTGCACAGAGAAGCCCTGAAACAGTCTGCAACTGATCCCAGGACAGGATTCGTGGATATCTCCATCCTCACCACAGGTAGGGTGGTCATTTGGTGTTATGGTTTTAATTGGTTGTTTCTGTAAAGATATGAATGCTTGTGTAGACCACTGCTATGACTCAATGAAAGAACaattcatataaaaatgtatgtattttaaattaataaagtatataaaatatttttattattagtttccCAGCTTATCCCTTTGTTATGCGTTAACTAGTTCCTGTGGATGTTGTATGCAAATTAAGAGTCTGACGGTTTTGATTGGTTGTTTCTGGACAGGAATGAGTGCTACAGCACGCAAGCGTAAAGAGGAAGTGGCTCAGGCTCTGAAGAAACTCATCCAATCAAAGGGCAAAACACCAGCTATGAAGTACCAGCAGCTGTTTGATGATCTTCGTGGCCAGTCAGAAGCGGTATGTTTTCCTTGAATTATGTTAATAATGCTAATAATGCATAATCACTCCAACTATATATGTTATGAATTTACATAAACCGCAAGCCTGAAGCCCAAGGAAAATCTTAACTTAAATATTTTCCTCCTATGTCAGGCCATCACAAAGGACATGTTTGATGAGGCCCTCAGAGCACTTGCTGATGAAGATTACCTGACCGTCACAGGAAAGACTGTTCGGCTTCTGTGAACGCTCGCTGTGCCTGACTGCTGCTTCCTCTTTCGTTACTTGCTTTATCCTATTCTCTGTTTCTATAGAGCGATTATTGTTAATAGTGACATGTATGGACAATTTCTGGTTGCAATAAATGAATTTTGTTGTTCAAGAGAAGACTTTGGTGGTTTATAGCT
This region includes:
- the mcm4 gene encoding DNA replication licensing factor MCM4, with the translated sequence MSSPSSSQSRKRDPPTPASEDPLSPPSQRSRAHDTSAELQPMPTSPAMDTSAQDVSLFSSPVAPRSVLQSEIDASSPLMYGTPSSRVEGTPRSGIRGTPARQRADLGSVRKAPQVDMHSEPPSGDAVAGSEQGAGQRLVIWGTDVNVGTCKEKFQRFLQQFTDPNSREDENAGLDLNEPLYMQKLDEISVVGEPVLNVNCSHIQTFDADLYRQLICYPQEVIPTFDMAVNELFFDRFPDSILEHQIQVRPYSAVKTRNMRALNPEDIDQLITISGMVIRTSQLIPEMQEAFFRCQVCAFNTRVEVDRGRIAEPAVCRNCNTTHSMALVHNRSIFSDKQMIKLQESPEDMPAGQTPHTTIVYAHNDLVDKVQPGDRVNITGIYRAAPMRLNPRQSQVKSVYKTHIDAIHFRKTDEKRLHGLDEDSEQKLFTKERVATLKELAAKPDVYERLSSALAPSIYEHEDIKKGILLQLFGGTRKDFTQTGRGNFRAEINILLCGDPGTSKSQLLQYVYNLVPRGQYTSGKGSSAVGLTAYVMKDPETRQLVLQTGALVLSDNGICCIDEFDKMSDNTRSVLHEVMEQQTLSIAKAGIICQLNARTSVLAAANPVESQWNPKKTTIENIQLPHTLLSRFDLIFLMLDPQDEAYDRRLAHHLVSLYYQSEEQIEEEYLDMSMLKDYIAFARTSVHPRLNEEASQALIEAYVDMRKIGSGRGMVSAYPRQLESLIRLAEAHAKVRFSNKVETIDVEEAKRLHREALKQSATDPRTGFVDISILTTGMSATARKRKEEVAQALKKLIQSKGKTPAMKYQQLFDDLRGQSEAAITKDMFDEALRALADEDYLTVTGKTVRLL